One segment of Acidovorax sp. DW039 DNA contains the following:
- the hydA gene encoding dihydropyrimidinase, giving the protein MSQALLIRGGTVVNADCETRADVLCVNGTIAAVGSQAAAQAPAGAQVLDASGQYVLPGGIDPHTHMQLPFMGTVTMDDFFTGTAAALAGGTTSIIDFVIPDPQEPLMDAYRKWRGWAEKSAADYSFHVAVTWWSEQVRADMGTLVQEEGVNSFKHFMAYKNAIMCDDETLVNSFKRALELGAMPTVHAENGELVYLLQQEVAKMGITGPEGHPLSRPPMVEAEAANRAIAIADVLGVPIYVVHVSCMESADAIARARARGQRVYGEVLAGHLLVDDSVYRDPDFAKAAAYVMSPPFRPKGHQEALWRGLQSGQLHTTATDHCTFCAAQKAMGKENFAKIPNGTGGVEERMAALWDGGVNTGRLTPSEFVAITSANAAKLFNIYPRKGFIGEGADADLVLWDPQGTKTFSAKTQFSKGDFNIFEGRTVRGIPSHTVSQGRVVFANGDLRAEQGKGRYIKRPAFGANFQAVQKRAQDLAPTAVAR; this is encoded by the coding sequence ATGAGCCAAGCCCTGCTGATCCGTGGTGGCACCGTGGTCAACGCCGACTGCGAAACCCGTGCCGATGTGTTGTGCGTCAATGGCACCATTGCCGCCGTGGGCTCGCAGGCCGCGGCCCAGGCCCCTGCAGGTGCGCAGGTGCTTGACGCCAGCGGCCAGTACGTGCTGCCCGGCGGCATCGACCCGCACACCCACATGCAGCTGCCGTTCATGGGCACCGTCACCATGGATGACTTCTTCACCGGCACGGCCGCCGCGCTGGCGGGGGGCACCACGAGCATCATCGACTTCGTGATCCCCGACCCGCAGGAGCCGCTGATGGACGCCTACCGCAAGTGGCGCGGCTGGGCCGAAAAATCGGCGGCCGACTATTCCTTCCACGTCGCCGTCACTTGGTGGAGCGAGCAGGTGCGTGCCGACATGGGCACGCTGGTGCAGGAGGAGGGCGTGAACAGCTTCAAGCACTTCATGGCCTACAAGAACGCCATCATGTGCGATGACGAAACGCTGGTGAACAGCTTCAAGCGCGCACTCGAACTCGGGGCCATGCCCACGGTGCATGCCGAAAACGGCGAGCTGGTCTACCTGCTGCAGCAGGAGGTCGCCAAGATGGGCATCACCGGCCCCGAGGGCCACCCGCTCTCGCGCCCGCCCATGGTCGAGGCCGAGGCTGCCAACCGCGCCATCGCGATTGCCGATGTACTGGGCGTGCCCATCTACGTGGTGCACGTGAGCTGCATGGAATCGGCCGACGCCATTGCCCGTGCCCGCGCACGTGGCCAGCGTGTGTACGGCGAGGTGCTGGCGGGGCACCTGCTGGTGGACGACAGCGTGTACCGCGACCCCGACTTTGCCAAAGCCGCCGCCTATGTGATGAGCCCACCCTTCCGTCCCAAGGGTCACCAGGAGGCGCTGTGGCGCGGCCTGCAGTCGGGCCAGCTGCACACCACGGCGACGGACCACTGCACCTTCTGCGCCGCGCAAAAGGCCATGGGCAAAGAGAACTTTGCCAAGATCCCCAACGGCACCGGCGGCGTGGAAGAGCGCATGGCCGCGTTGTGGGACGGCGGCGTAAACACCGGGCGCCTCACGCCCAGCGAGTTCGTGGCCATCACGTCGGCCAACGCCGCCAAGCTGTTCAACATCTACCCGCGCAAGGGTTTCATTGGCGAAGGTGCAGATGCCGATCTGGTGCTGTGGGACCCACAAGGCACCAAGACCTTCTCGGCCAAGACGCAGTTCAGCAAGGGCGACTTCAACATCTTTGAAGGCCGTACCGTGCGCGGCATCCCCAGCCACACCGTCAGCCAGGGCCGCGTGGTGTTTGCCAACGGCGACCTGCGCGCCGAGCAGGGCAAGGGCCGCTACATCAAGCGCCCCGCGTTTGGTGCCAACTTCCAAGCGGTGCAGAAGCGCGCGCAGGACCTGGCCCCCACCGCAGTGGCGCGCTAA
- a CDS encoding Zn-dependent hydrolase — translation MDTQVKPNIENLRINGQRLWDSLMELAQIGGTPKGGVCRLTLTDLDKQGRDLVLGWAREAGMSVTIDKIGNAFMRRPGRNNSLPPIMTGSHIDTQPTGGKFDGNYGVLAGIEVVRTLNDHGIETEAPIEVAFWTNEEGSRFVPVMMGSGVFAKAFTLEHAYAATDTEGKTVKGELERIGYIGDQEPGDHPIGAYFETHIEQGPVLEDNDKTIGVVEGVLGIRWFDCTVIGMEAHAGPTPMGLRKDAMLAATRIMQDVVAAAHRHPPHGRGTVGMVQVFPNSRNVIPGRVKFSIDLRNSTDALVDQMAAEVKAFADQVAKEHGVQVQIDLVSSYPAQQFHAECVEAVGRAAAKLGYSHMPAVSGAGHDAVYMAKLAPSGMIFIPCKDGISHNEIEDASPEHITAGCNVLLHAMLERAGAA, via the coding sequence ATGGACACCCAAGTCAAACCCAACATCGAGAACCTGCGCATCAACGGCCAGCGCCTGTGGGATTCGCTCATGGAGCTGGCGCAAATCGGCGGCACCCCCAAGGGGGGCGTGTGCCGCCTGACGCTCACGGACCTGGACAAGCAGGGCCGCGATCTCGTTTTGGGCTGGGCCCGCGAAGCGGGTATGAGCGTCACCATCGACAAGATCGGCAACGCCTTCATGCGCCGCCCCGGCCGCAACAACAGCCTGCCGCCCATCATGACGGGCAGCCACATCGACACCCAGCCCACGGGCGGCAAGTTTGACGGCAACTACGGCGTGCTCGCGGGCATCGAGGTGGTGCGCACGCTCAACGACCATGGCATCGAAACGGAAGCGCCCATTGAGGTGGCGTTCTGGACCAACGAAGAAGGATCGCGCTTTGTGCCCGTGATGATGGGCTCGGGCGTGTTTGCCAAAGCCTTCACGCTGGAGCACGCTTATGCCGCCACCGACACCGAAGGCAAGACGGTGAAGGGCGAGCTGGAGCGCATCGGCTACATCGGCGACCAGGAGCCCGGTGACCACCCCATCGGCGCCTACTTTGAGACCCACATCGAGCAAGGCCCGGTGCTGGAGGACAACGACAAGACCATTGGCGTGGTGGAAGGCGTGCTCGGCATCCGCTGGTTTGACTGCACCGTGATCGGCATGGAAGCCCACGCAGGCCCCACGCCCATGGGGCTGCGCAAGGACGCGATGCTGGCCGCCACGCGCATCATGCAAGACGTGGTGGCAGCCGCCCACCGCCACCCGCCGCACGGCCGGGGCACCGTGGGCATGGTGCAGGTGTTCCCCAACAGCCGCAATGTGATTCCGGGCCGGGTCAAGTTCAGCATTGACCTGCGCAACAGCACCGACGCGCTGGTGGACCAGATGGCCGCCGAGGTCAAAGCCTTTGCCGACCAGGTGGCCAAGGAGCACGGCGTGCAGGTGCAGATTGATCTGGTCTCCAGCTACCCTGCGCAGCAGTTCCATGCTGAATGCGTAGAGGCAGTGGGCCGGGCGGCTGCCAAGCTGGGCTACAGCCACATGCCTGCTGTGTCGGGCGCGGGGCACGACGCTGTGTACATGGCCAAGCTTGCGCCCAGCGGCATGATCTTCATCCCCTGCAAGGACGGCATCAGCCACAACGAGATCGAGGATGCCAGCCCCGAGCACATCACCGCCGGGTGCAACGTGCTGCTGCATGCGATGCTGGAGCGTGCGGGCGCTGCTTGA
- a CDS encoding NCS1 family nucleobase:cation symporter-1: MNSSSGTASMGVPASASSDQTLANEDLLPTTAAQRHWGWKDFAALWVGMVVCVPTYTMASSMLDQGFSWQMAVWLVFVANCIVLVPMLLIGRVGPKHGIPFPVLARASFGVKGANLPAVLRGLVACGWFSINCYFGALALHGFLNILGMGLAGPAQGETISTSQFVCFLAFWAVHIWFIWKGPESIRKLEVIAAPLMIAASVLLVVVLMVKVPSGQLFNLPAKVVEGGPKTWAALTGLVGFWATLALNIPDFTRFAKSQKDQVLGQAVGLPIPMALFSMVGVIGFSASAILYGKAQLFPDGLLTQMGSVASGLGLLVILLANLTTNVAANLVSPSYDFSQCAPSKVSFRMGGLIAALIGLVFMPWKLLATSGGYLFTWLGGYGTLLGAIAGVLLVDYYLVRKTELKVNDLYRRGGEYEYSNGWNVHALVGFFLGVLPCLPGYLAVSGVIDKASVPGLLLGLFDFGWFFSLAVSGTYYYLTAKKR; encoded by the coding sequence ATGAACAGTTCCAGTGGCACCGCTTCCATGGGCGTGCCCGCGTCTGCATCCAGCGACCAGACGCTGGCCAACGAAGACCTGCTACCCACCACCGCAGCCCAGCGCCATTGGGGCTGGAAGGACTTTGCGGCCCTGTGGGTGGGCATGGTGGTTTGCGTGCCCACCTACACCATGGCCAGCTCGATGCTGGACCAGGGATTTTCCTGGCAAATGGCGGTATGGCTGGTGTTTGTGGCCAACTGCATTGTGCTGGTGCCCATGCTGCTGATCGGGCGTGTGGGGCCCAAGCACGGCATTCCTTTCCCCGTGCTGGCGCGGGCCTCGTTTGGTGTCAAAGGGGCCAACCTGCCTGCGGTGCTGCGCGGGCTGGTGGCTTGCGGATGGTTCTCCATCAACTGCTACTTTGGTGCCCTGGCACTGCACGGGTTTCTCAACATCCTTGGCATGGGGCTGGCGGGGCCTGCGCAGGGCGAGACCATCAGCACCTCGCAGTTCGTGTGCTTCCTTGCCTTCTGGGCGGTGCACATCTGGTTCATCTGGAAGGGGCCTGAATCCATCCGCAAACTGGAAGTGATTGCCGCGCCGTTGATGATTGCAGCGTCTGTGCTTCTGGTGGTGGTGCTGATGGTGAAGGTGCCCTCAGGCCAGCTGTTCAACCTGCCCGCCAAGGTGGTGGAGGGTGGCCCCAAAACCTGGGCAGCCCTGACCGGGCTTGTGGGCTTCTGGGCCACGCTGGCGCTCAACATTCCTGACTTCACCCGTTTCGCCAAGTCGCAAAAAGACCAGGTGCTGGGCCAGGCTGTAGGCTTGCCCATTCCCATGGCGCTGTTCTCCATGGTGGGGGTGATTGGCTTCTCGGCTTCGGCCATTCTGTATGGCAAGGCGCAGCTGTTCCCGGATGGCCTGCTCACGCAGATGGGCAGTGTGGCTTCCGGCCTGGGGCTGCTGGTGATCTTGCTGGCCAACCTCACCACCAATGTGGCTGCCAACCTGGTGTCTCCCTCGTATGACTTCAGCCAGTGCGCGCCTAGCAAGGTGAGTTTTCGCATGGGTGGGCTGATTGCTGCGCTGATCGGCCTGGTATTCATGCCCTGGAAGTTGCTCGCCACCTCGGGCGGCTATCTGTTCACCTGGCTGGGCGGCTACGGCACGCTGCTGGGGGCGATTGCGGGCGTGCTGCTGGTGGACTACTACCTGGTGCGCAAGACGGAGCTGAAGGTCAACGACCTGTACCGCCGGGGCGGTGAGTACGAGTACAGCAACGGCTGGAATGTGCATGCCCTTGTGGGCTTCTTCCTTGGCGTGTTGCCTTGCCTGCCTGGCTACCTTGCCGTGTCGGGCGTCATCGACAAGGCCTCTGTGCCGGGGCTGCTGCTGGGTCTGTTCGACTTTGGCTGGTTCTTCAGTTTGGCCGTGTCGGGCACCTATTACTACCTGACGGCCAAGAAGCGCTGA
- the preA gene encoding NAD-dependent dihydropyrimidine dehydrogenase subunit PreA, whose amino-acid sequence MADIRSNFLGIHSPNPFWLASAPPTDKEINVTRAFEAGWGGVVWKTLGEDPPVVNVSGPRYSTLMSQDRRVIGLNNIELITDRPLQTNLEEIARVKRNWPDRAMIVSLMVPCVEESWKRILPMVEDTGADGIELNFGCPHGMSERGMGAAVGQVPEYIQMVTAWCKHYSKLPVIVKLTPNITDVRHPARAAKAGGADAVSLINTINSIMGVDLDRMVMSPSTDGWGSHGGYCGPAVKPIALNMVAEIARDAQTAGLPISGIGGVTTWRDAAEYIALGCGTVQVCTAAMVYGFKIVQDMCDGLSNFMDEHGYATLDDFKGQAVPTVKDWKNLNLNHVDKAVINQDACIQCGRCHVVCEDTSHQAITFSKEGGVRKFEVNEAECVGCNLCVSICPVPECITMRSLEPGEVDQRTGTPVSAEYANWTTHPNNPQRVAA is encoded by the coding sequence ATGGCAGACATTCGCAGCAATTTTTTGGGCATCCACAGCCCCAACCCCTTCTGGCTGGCCTCCGCGCCGCCTACCGACAAAGAGATCAACGTGACCCGCGCCTTTGAGGCAGGTTGGGGTGGCGTGGTGTGGAAGACACTGGGTGAAGACCCACCGGTCGTCAACGTCAGTGGCCCGCGCTACTCCACGCTCATGTCGCAAGACCGCCGCGTGATCGGCCTGAACAACATCGAGCTGATCACCGATCGCCCCCTTCAGACCAACCTGGAAGAGATTGCACGCGTCAAGCGCAACTGGCCCGACCGCGCCATGATCGTCTCGCTCATGGTGCCTTGCGTGGAAGAAAGCTGGAAGCGCATCCTGCCCATGGTGGAAGACACCGGTGCCGATGGCATTGAGCTGAACTTCGGCTGCCCGCACGGGATGAGCGAGCGCGGCATGGGTGCCGCCGTAGGGCAGGTGCCCGAATACATCCAGATGGTGACGGCCTGGTGCAAGCACTACAGCAAGCTGCCGGTGATCGTGAAGCTCACGCCCAACATCACCGACGTGCGTCACCCGGCGCGTGCGGCCAAGGCGGGCGGGGCCGATGCGGTGTCGCTCATCAACACCATCAACTCCATCATGGGCGTGGACCTGGACCGCATGGTGATGAGCCCGAGCACCGACGGCTGGGGCTCGCACGGCGGCTACTGCGGCCCAGCCGTCAAGCCCATTGCGCTGAACATGGTGGCCGAGATCGCGCGAGACGCGCAGACCGCCGGGCTGCCCATCAGCGGCATTGGCGGGGTGACCACCTGGCGCGATGCGGCTGAGTACATCGCGCTGGGCTGCGGCACGGTGCAGGTGTGCACCGCCGCCATGGTCTATGGTTTCAAGATCGTGCAGGACATGTGCGACGGCTTGTCCAACTTCATGGACGAGCACGGCTATGCCACGCTCGACGACTTTAAGGGCCAGGCCGTACCCACTGTGAAGGACTGGAAAAACCTGAACCTCAACCACGTGGATAAGGCCGTCATCAACCAGGACGCCTGCATCCAGTGCGGCCGCTGCCATGTGGTGTGCGAAGACACATCGCATCAGGCCATCACCTTCAGCAAGGAAGGCGGTGTGCGCAAGTTTGAGGTGAATGAGGCCGAGTGCGTGGGTTGCAACCTGTGCGTGTCGATCTGCCCTGTGCCCGAGTGCATCACCATGCGCAGCCTGGAGCCGGGCGAGGTGGACCAGCGCACCGGAACCCCCGTGTCTGCCGAGTACGCGAACTGGACGACACACCCCAACAACCCGCAGCGCGTGGCCGCTTGA